One segment of Vulcanisaeta thermophila DNA contains the following:
- a CDS encoding substrate-binding domain-containing protein, with product MGRARFKLNLTVEGEGGVVADETTVKLLRLIESKGSLLSVARDLGLSYSTAWDIINRAERGLGTKLVSAKRGHGGGMKLTEDGKAFIERYQELRRRYIWSEDGTVCDVVYAGSDDLIVRELISELRGLGYCIDAYWVGSFNGLMMINMGLADIAGVHMLDPVSGEYNIPYLNMFGSWDRAVLIRGYLRLLGLVHKPHLEIKDLTEILGLRMVNRNPGSGTRLVMELLINAVAAQLGMRPSEVKASIRGYDDVVNTHTEVIDKVIKGIADYGIALAGQALDMGLAVRPLALEEFDFVVSRDSLRKPAVTEFIRKLSSLQPRPGYVLLRSTGSAYAYSK from the coding sequence ATGGGTAGGGCTAGGTTCAAGCTGAACCTAACGGTGGAGGGTGAGGGGGGTGTTGTGGCCGATGAGACAACAGTGAAACTTCTAAGGCTCATAGAGTCCAAGGGCTCATTACTATCAGTGGCCAGGGACCTGGGACTCTCCTACTCAACGGCGTGGGACATAATAAACAGGGCCGAGAGGGGCTTGGGAACAAAGCTCGTGAGTGCCAAGAGGGGGCATGGGGGTGGTATGAAGCTCACGGAGGATGGTAAGGCATTTATTGAGAGGTACCAGGAGTTGAGGAGGAGGTACATATGGAGTGAGGATGGTACCGTGTGCGACGTGGTTTACGCGGGTAGTGATGACCTGATAGTTAGGGAGTTAATAAGCGAGTTGAGGGGGCTGGGCTACTGCATAGATGCTTACTGGGTTGGGTCCTTCAATGGGTTGATGATGATCAACATGGGGTTAGCCGACATAGCCGGGGTGCACATGCTAGACCCAGTCAGTGGTGAGTACAACATACCCTACCTGAACATGTTCGGTTCATGGGACAGGGCAGTCCTCATCAGGGGATACCTCAGATTACTGGGCCTCGTCCACAAGCCACACCTTGAAATTAAGGATTTAACCGAAATTCTAGGGCTCAGGATGGTTAATAGAAACCCGGGATCAGGCACGAGGCTTGTCATGGAGTTGCTAATCAACGCAGTGGCGGCACAACTGGGTATGAGGCCCAGCGAGGTGAAGGCCAGTATTAGGGGTTATGATGACGTGGTGAACACGCACACAGAGGTCATAGACAAGGTGATAAAGGGCATAGCGGATTACGGAATCGCACTGGCGGGGCAGGCACTGGATATGGGACTGGCCGTGAGGCCCCTGGCCCTTGAGGAATTCGACTTCGTGGTCTCAAGGGATAGCCTTCGTAAACCCGCGGTTACTGAGTTCATACGCAAGCTGTCAAGCCTACAACCCAGACCTGGCTATGTGCTACTGAGGAGCACGGGCAGCGCCTACGCTTATTCTAAATAG
- a CDS encoding ATP/GTP-binding protein, producing the protein MRDDLVFTVFIVGTAGSGKTTLVDSLAQWLESNQYDVAIVNLDPAVEYVPYIPDIDVRDLVSARELMRKYKLGPNGSIIAAIDMIAVRSQEIKNQIMDLGANYVLVDTPGQMELFAFRSVGSLLINRLSLDRSAVVFVIDATQAQTPSGYVSSMLLALSAQFRFNMPQVNVLNKIDLIDKSLLDEVLEWGEEVDLLRNALMSQGINKLESDLSMRLTDIINAVGTVPKPIPVSAKTGEGLDALYRVLHSIYMGGSDYDYLE; encoded by the coding sequence GTGAGGGATGATTTGGTGTTTACAGTCTTCATAGTGGGTACCGCGGGGAGTGGGAAGACCACGCTGGTGGATTCCCTGGCCCAGTGGTTGGAGAGTAATCAGTACGACGTGGCCATTGTTAACCTAGACCCTGCGGTTGAGTATGTACCCTACATACCCGACATTGACGTTAGGGACCTGGTCTCAGCTAGGGAATTAATGAGGAAGTACAAGCTTGGTCCCAATGGTTCCATAATAGCCGCCATAGACATGATAGCGGTGAGGTCCCAGGAGATTAAGAATCAAATTATGGATCTTGGTGCCAATTACGTGCTCGTGGACACCCCAGGGCAGATGGAACTCTTCGCCTTTAGGAGTGTGGGCTCCCTATTGATTAATAGGCTTAGTCTGGATAGGTCGGCCGTGGTCTTCGTAATAGATGCAACCCAGGCACAGACGCCCAGTGGGTACGTATCATCAATGCTCCTGGCCCTATCAGCCCAGTTCCGCTTTAACATGCCCCAGGTCAACGTGCTTAATAAGATAGACCTCATCGATAAGTCACTACTTGATGAGGTGCTTGAGTGGGGTGAGGAGGTTGACCTGCTCCGGAACGCGTTGATGTCCCAGGGTATTAATAAGTTGGAGAGTGACCTTAGTATGAGGCTGACTGACATAATAAATGCTGTGGGCACGGTACCAAAGCCCATACCAGTGAGTGCCAAGACTGGCGAGGGACTTGATGCCCTGTACAGGGTCCTCCATAGTATATACATGGGTGGCTCAGATTACGACTATTTAGAATAA